Below is a window of candidate division WOR-3 bacterium DNA.
TTCTCAATATACAGAAAGGAGGTTTTTTTCAATACCTTTTCTTTGAAAAAATACAATCTAAACCCTTACAAATACTAAATTTCCGACTTTTGACACAAAAATTTTGGGGGGTTGTCAGTAAATAGTAATACTTGACTTATTTAAAGGGCTTTTTATCTTTATCTTATGGATAAAATCGATGAGAGACTCGGATTTATTGAAGGTTGGGTCTCTATTGTGGTGAATATACTTCTATTTGCTTTGAAATTATGGGTTGGAGTGGCGATGAAATCTATTGCTATGACTGCAGATGCTTGGCATACATTGTCTGACACTTTTACCTCTTTTGTTGTCATTTTAGGATTTTGGATTTCTGGGAAGCCAGCAGATGAAGAACATCCTTTTGGCCATGGCAGAGCAGAGATTATTGCTGCCATTATTATTGGTGTTTTACTTGGAGTTGTGGGTATAAATTTTTTGGTTGAATCTGGGAAGAGGTTTGTTCATCATATAAGCATTCCAACTTTTAAAATTTTTGCCGTAATTATTTTTGGGATTTCTATGGTTTTAAAAGAGGCTCTTTCGAGGTTTGCTTTTTGGGTTGGTAGAAGAATTAAAGCCGAATCTGTAATAGCTGATGGATGGCACCATAGGAGTGATGCGATTGCTTCCGGGTTAATCTTGATTGGAGTTTTTTTAGGAAAATATTTATGGTGGATTGATTCTGTTTTAGGGATTGGGGTTTCGTTTCTTATTCTATATGCAGGTTACGATATAGTTAGAATTGCATCTAATAAAATTTTAGGAGAAGCTCCTGATGAGGAAGTTAAAGAGAAAATTCATCGTATTATAAGTAAGAATGCCCCAGCTGTTATGAATATTCATCACATTCATATTCACCGATATGGAAATCATACTGAATTGACGGTTCATATTCGTTTACCAGGAAAT
It encodes the following:
- a CDS encoding cation diffusion facilitator family transporter; its protein translation is MDKIDERLGFIEGWVSIVVNILLFALKLWVGVAMKSIAMTADAWHTLSDTFTSFVVILGFWISGKPADEEHPFGHGRAEIIAAIIIGVLLGVVGINFLVESGKRFVHHISIPTFKIFAVIIFGISMVLKEALSRFAFWVGRRIKAESVIADGWHHRSDAIASGLILIGVFLGKYLWWIDSVLGIGVSFLILYAGYDIVRIASNKILGEAPDEEVKEKIHRIISKNAPAVMNIHHIHIHRYGNHTELTVHIRLPGNMNVFDSHSITKEIENKLREELRCEATLHVEPFERLEKEK